In a genomic window of Carassius carassius chromosome 43, fCarCar2.1, whole genome shotgun sequence:
- the LOC132125097 gene encoding kelch-like protein 25 isoform X1: MQTPPQFLTVSACAWVSSFCRFRGIGTSENLDVLEKMSVSVHENRKSRTSTGSMNISLFHKPSHPDSVLTHLNTLRKQCMFTDVTLWAGDRSFPCHRAVLAACSRYFEAMFSGGLRESLDSEVNFRDSVHPEVLELLLDFAYSSRVIINEENAESLLEAGDMLQFHDIRDAAAEFLEKNLYASNCLGMMLLSDAHQCKRLYELSWRMCLIHFETLRDTEDFCGLSKDKLLDLILSDELEVEDEQIVFNAVMRWVRYDLDSRRDYLPELLRGLRLALLPSECLIEAVACEELVMSDKRSRQIVDEAMQCKKKILQNDGVVTSPCARPRKAGHTLLILGGQTFMCDKIYQVDHKAKEIIPKSDLPSPRKEFSACAIGCKVYVTGGRGSENGVSKDVWIYDTVHEEWSKGAPMLIARFGHGSAELENCLYVVGGHTAIAGVFPASPSVSLKQVERYDPLTNKWTMMAPLRDGVSNAAVVSAKLKLFVFGGTTIHRDKASKVQCYDPVENRWTIAAECPQPWRYTAAAVLGSQIFIMGGDTEFTAASAYRFDCESNQWTRVGDMTSKRMSCHAVASGNKLYVVGGYFGTQRCKTLDCYDPTSDSWNSITTVPYSLIPTAFVSTWKHLPA; encoded by the exons ATGCAGACCCCCCCTCAGTTCCTCACTGTCAGTGCCTGTGCGTGGGTCAGCAGTTTTTGCCGCT TTCGGGGTATTGGAACCAGTGAAAATTTGGACGTGCTGGAAAAGATGTCAGTCAGCGTTCATGAAAACCGCAAGTCCAGGACGAGCACAGGCTCTATGAATATTTCGCTCTTCCACAAGCCATCTCATCCAGACAGTGTGCTCACCCACCTCAATACCCTGCGCAAACAGTGCATGTTCACAGATGTGACACTATGGGCAGGCGACCGCTCCTTTCCCTGTCACAGAGCTGTGCTTGCTGCTTGCAGTCGCTACTTTGAAGCCATGTTTAGCGGTGGCCTTCGTGAAAGCCTTGACAGTGAGGTTAACTTTCGAGACAGTGTTCACCCAGAAGTTCTGGAGCTGCTGTTGGATTTTGCTTACTCCTCACGTGTCATCATCAATGAGGAGAACGCAGAGTCACTTCTCGAGGCTGGAGATATGCTGCAGTTTCATGACATCCGTGATGCAGCAGCAGAATTTTTAGAGAAGAATTTGTATGCTTCTAACTGCTTAGGGATGATGCTGCTTTCCGACGCCCATCAGTGCAAGCGCCTTTATGAACTGTCGTGGAGGATGTGCCTCATCCACTTTGAGACTCTTCGAGACACTGAAGACTTCTGTGGGCTCTCGAAAGACAAGCTTTTGGATCTCATTCTTAGTGATGAGCTGGAGGTTGAAGATGAACAAATTGTGTTCAATGCAGTCATGCGCTGGGTTAGGTATGACCTAGACAGCCGCAGAGACTACCTTCCTGAACTGCTGCGAGGTCTACGCCTTGCACTGCTACCCTCAGAATGCCTCATTGAGGCTGTAGCATGTGAGGAACTTGTGATGTCAGATAAAAGGAGCCGACAGATTGTTGATGAGGCCATGCAGTGCAAGAAAAAGATTCTGCAGAATGACGGCGTTGTCACCAGCCCATGCGCTAGGCCTCGCAAGGCTGGGCACACACTGCTCATTCTTGGGGGTCAGACATTTATGTGTGATAAGATCTACCAAGTGGATCATAAAGCAAAAGAGATCATCCCTAAATCAGATCTTCCCAGTCCCAGGAAGGAGTTCAGTGCATGTGCCATTGGCTGCAAAGTTTATGTGACAGGAGGAAGGGGGTCGGAAAATGGGGTGTCGAAGGATGTTTGGATATATGACACAGTACATGAAGAATGGTCAAAAGGTGCCCCTATGCTAATTGCACGTTTTGGACATGGCTCAGCTGAACTTGAAAACTGCCTTTATGTTGTTGGGGGTCACACTGCTATAGCAGGTGTCTTCCCAGCCTCCCCATCAGTATCTCTCAAACAGGTTGAGCGGTATGACCCCCTAACCAACAAATGGACAATGATGGCACCACTCAGGGATGGTGTCAGCAATGCAGCAGTGGTCAGCGCCAAGCTAAAACTCTTTGTGTTTGGTGGAACAACCATACACAGGGACAAGGCTTCAAAGGTCCAATGCTATGACCCTGTTGAGAACCGTTGGACTATAGCTGCTGAATGCCCGCAACCCTGGAGATACACCGCCGCTGCTGTCCTTGGCAGTCAGATATTCATAATGGGTGGTGATACAGAGTTCACCGCAGCATCCGCTTACCGATTTGATTGTGAGTCCAATCAATGGACGCGTGTTGGTGACATGACTTCTAAAAGAATGAGCTGCCATGCTGTGGCCTCTGGTAATAAACTCTATGTGGTCGGCGGATACTTTGGTACACAGCGGTGTAAAACCCTGGATTGCTATGATCCAACATCAGATAGCTGGAACAGTATCACTACCGTGCCTTACTCACTGATTCCAACTGCATTTGTTAGTACCTGGAAACATCTTCCTGCCTAG
- the LOC132125097 gene encoding kelch-like protein 25 isoform X2: MSVSVHENRKSRTSTGSMNISLFHKPSHPDSVLTHLNTLRKQCMFTDVTLWAGDRSFPCHRAVLAACSRYFEAMFSGGLRESLDSEVNFRDSVHPEVLELLLDFAYSSRVIINEENAESLLEAGDMLQFHDIRDAAAEFLEKNLYASNCLGMMLLSDAHQCKRLYELSWRMCLIHFETLRDTEDFCGLSKDKLLDLILSDELEVEDEQIVFNAVMRWVRYDLDSRRDYLPELLRGLRLALLPSECLIEAVACEELVMSDKRSRQIVDEAMQCKKKILQNDGVVTSPCARPRKAGHTLLILGGQTFMCDKIYQVDHKAKEIIPKSDLPSPRKEFSACAIGCKVYVTGGRGSENGVSKDVWIYDTVHEEWSKGAPMLIARFGHGSAELENCLYVVGGHTAIAGVFPASPSVSLKQVERYDPLTNKWTMMAPLRDGVSNAAVVSAKLKLFVFGGTTIHRDKASKVQCYDPVENRWTIAAECPQPWRYTAAAVLGSQIFIMGGDTEFTAASAYRFDCESNQWTRVGDMTSKRMSCHAVASGNKLYVVGGYFGTQRCKTLDCYDPTSDSWNSITTVPYSLIPTAFVSTWKHLPA, encoded by the coding sequence ATGTCAGTCAGCGTTCATGAAAACCGCAAGTCCAGGACGAGCACAGGCTCTATGAATATTTCGCTCTTCCACAAGCCATCTCATCCAGACAGTGTGCTCACCCACCTCAATACCCTGCGCAAACAGTGCATGTTCACAGATGTGACACTATGGGCAGGCGACCGCTCCTTTCCCTGTCACAGAGCTGTGCTTGCTGCTTGCAGTCGCTACTTTGAAGCCATGTTTAGCGGTGGCCTTCGTGAAAGCCTTGACAGTGAGGTTAACTTTCGAGACAGTGTTCACCCAGAAGTTCTGGAGCTGCTGTTGGATTTTGCTTACTCCTCACGTGTCATCATCAATGAGGAGAACGCAGAGTCACTTCTCGAGGCTGGAGATATGCTGCAGTTTCATGACATCCGTGATGCAGCAGCAGAATTTTTAGAGAAGAATTTGTATGCTTCTAACTGCTTAGGGATGATGCTGCTTTCCGACGCCCATCAGTGCAAGCGCCTTTATGAACTGTCGTGGAGGATGTGCCTCATCCACTTTGAGACTCTTCGAGACACTGAAGACTTCTGTGGGCTCTCGAAAGACAAGCTTTTGGATCTCATTCTTAGTGATGAGCTGGAGGTTGAAGATGAACAAATTGTGTTCAATGCAGTCATGCGCTGGGTTAGGTATGACCTAGACAGCCGCAGAGACTACCTTCCTGAACTGCTGCGAGGTCTACGCCTTGCACTGCTACCCTCAGAATGCCTCATTGAGGCTGTAGCATGTGAGGAACTTGTGATGTCAGATAAAAGGAGCCGACAGATTGTTGATGAGGCCATGCAGTGCAAGAAAAAGATTCTGCAGAATGACGGCGTTGTCACCAGCCCATGCGCTAGGCCTCGCAAGGCTGGGCACACACTGCTCATTCTTGGGGGTCAGACATTTATGTGTGATAAGATCTACCAAGTGGATCATAAAGCAAAAGAGATCATCCCTAAATCAGATCTTCCCAGTCCCAGGAAGGAGTTCAGTGCATGTGCCATTGGCTGCAAAGTTTATGTGACAGGAGGAAGGGGGTCGGAAAATGGGGTGTCGAAGGATGTTTGGATATATGACACAGTACATGAAGAATGGTCAAAAGGTGCCCCTATGCTAATTGCACGTTTTGGACATGGCTCAGCTGAACTTGAAAACTGCCTTTATGTTGTTGGGGGTCACACTGCTATAGCAGGTGTCTTCCCAGCCTCCCCATCAGTATCTCTCAAACAGGTTGAGCGGTATGACCCCCTAACCAACAAATGGACAATGATGGCACCACTCAGGGATGGTGTCAGCAATGCAGCAGTGGTCAGCGCCAAGCTAAAACTCTTTGTGTTTGGTGGAACAACCATACACAGGGACAAGGCTTCAAAGGTCCAATGCTATGACCCTGTTGAGAACCGTTGGACTATAGCTGCTGAATGCCCGCAACCCTGGAGATACACCGCCGCTGCTGTCCTTGGCAGTCAGATATTCATAATGGGTGGTGATACAGAGTTCACCGCAGCATCCGCTTACCGATTTGATTGTGAGTCCAATCAATGGACGCGTGTTGGTGACATGACTTCTAAAAGAATGAGCTGCCATGCTGTGGCCTCTGGTAATAAACTCTATGTGGTCGGCGGATACTTTGGTACACAGCGGTGTAAAACCCTGGATTGCTATGATCCAACATCAGATAGCTGGAACAGTATCACTACCGTGCCTTACTCACTGATTCCAACTGCATTTGTTAGTACCTGGAAACATCTTCCTGCCTAG